A genomic region of Mesorhizobium sp. NZP2077 contains the following coding sequences:
- a CDS encoding NAD(P)-dependent oxidoreductase produces the protein MASVAFLGLGVMGYPMAAHLANKGGHDVTVYNRTKAKAEQWVGQHGGSFAVTPAQAAEGKDFVFSCVGNDDDLRSVTTGPEGAFKSMKKGSVFIDNTTASAEVARELAAAAQAGGFSFLDAPVSGGQAGAENGVLTVMVGGDQDAFDKASPVIDAYARMVGLMGSAGAGQLTKMINQICIAGLVQGLSEGIHFGKQAGLDIQKVIEVISKGAAGSWQMENRHKTMNAGKYDFGFAVDWMRKDLGICLTEADRNGAKLPVTALVDQFYKDVQAMGGKRWDTSSLLARLEK, from the coding sequence ATGGCATCTGTGGCGTTTCTCGGTCTTGGCGTTATGGGCTACCCCATGGCCGCACATCTCGCGAACAAGGGTGGCCACGACGTCACCGTCTACAACCGCACCAAGGCCAAGGCCGAGCAATGGGTCGGCCAGCATGGCGGCAGCTTTGCCGTGACCCCGGCGCAAGCCGCTGAAGGCAAGGATTTTGTCTTTTCCTGTGTCGGCAATGACGATGATCTGCGCTCGGTGACGACAGGTCCGGAAGGCGCCTTCAAATCGATGAAGAAAGGTTCGGTCTTCATCGACAACACCACTGCCTCAGCAGAAGTCGCGCGCGAACTGGCCGCCGCCGCGCAAGCCGGCGGATTTTCATTTCTCGATGCGCCGGTCTCCGGTGGCCAGGCCGGCGCCGAGAACGGCGTGCTGACCGTCATGGTCGGCGGCGACCAGGATGCTTTCGACAAGGCGAGCCCGGTCATCGACGCCTATGCCCGCATGGTCGGCCTGATGGGATCGGCGGGCGCCGGTCAGCTGACCAAGATGATCAACCAGATCTGCATCGCCGGACTGGTGCAGGGACTGTCGGAAGGCATCCATTTCGGCAAGCAGGCCGGGCTCGACATCCAGAAGGTGATCGAGGTGATTTCCAAGGGTGCGGCCGGGTCCTGGCAGATGGAGAACCGGCACAAGACGATGAATGCCGGCAAATATGATTTCGGCTTCGCCGTCGACTGGATGCGCAAGGACCTCGGCATCTGCCTGACTGAAGCCGACCGCAACGGTGCCAAGCTGCCGGTGACAGCACTTGTCGATCAGTTCTACAAGGACGTGCAGGCAATGGGCGGCAAGCGCTGGGACACGTCCTCGCTGCTGGCGCGGCTGGAGAAGTAG
- a CDS encoding ABC transporter permease: MSATATLVERPPPRARGWPQRRIVGYALVCLWIAFGLGIVAYLFFAWNAPFFAKYAPAYLRGLGVTLSLVAISMVLGAVMSLPVAYGRMSRNRILSGLAYCYVYFFRGTPLLVQTFLVYYGLGSFRPELQMIGLWDFFKDAFNCGVFAFALNTAAYQAEILRGAIESVHRGQWEGAASLGLHKLQTLRKIILPQALIVALRPYGNELILMVKASAIVAIITVYDLMGNAKLAFANSFDIQAYIWVALVYLVMVELLRHAIEWIERRITIHLKR; encoded by the coding sequence ATGAGCGCCACGGCCACCCTGGTCGAACGGCCGCCTCCCCGAGCCCGCGGCTGGCCGCAAAGGCGCATCGTCGGCTACGCGCTGGTCTGCCTGTGGATAGCCTTCGGCCTCGGTATCGTCGCCTACCTCTTCTTTGCCTGGAACGCACCCTTCTTCGCCAAATATGCGCCGGCCTATCTGCGAGGACTTGGCGTCACCCTGTCGCTGGTCGCAATTTCGATGGTGCTTGGCGCCGTTATGTCCTTGCCTGTCGCTTACGGGCGCATGTCCAGGAACCGGATCCTGTCCGGCCTTGCCTATTGCTACGTCTATTTCTTCCGGGGCACGCCGCTGCTGGTCCAGACATTTCTGGTCTATTACGGCTTGGGGTCGTTCCGACCGGAACTCCAGATGATCGGGCTCTGGGATTTTTTCAAGGACGCCTTCAACTGCGGCGTCTTCGCCTTTGCGCTCAACACCGCCGCCTACCAGGCCGAGATCCTGCGCGGCGCCATCGAAAGCGTGCACAGGGGTCAATGGGAAGGCGCTGCCTCGCTCGGCCTGCACAAACTGCAGACACTGCGCAAGATCATCCTGCCACAAGCCCTGATCGTCGCCTTGCGACCCTACGGCAATGAGCTGATCCTGATGGTCAAGGCTTCGGCGATCGTCGCCATCATCACCGTCTACGATCTGATGGGCAACGCAAAACTCGCCTTCGCCAATTCCTTCGACATCCAGGCCTATATCTGGGTCGCCCTGGTATACCTCGTGATGGTCGAGTTGTTGCGCCATGCGATCGAATGGATCGAGCGCCGGATCACCATTCACCTGAAACGCTGA
- a CDS encoding ABC transporter permease: protein MPAQSIWTLLSWGPDGWSDDIAYGVIVTVLLALATLPIGLTIGFFIALGKQSEEPSLRLAANIYTTVFRGLPELVTLFLFFFGMPILLQHLIRYFRPDATIDVNSFVAGMIVLALIFSSYASEVFLSAFRAIPKGQYEGGYAIGLSYAQTMRLVILPQLLRIAFPGLENCWLSLLKDTSLVSVVGLAETLRNAGVAARVTKHSFLFYGVAALVFLALAIVSSFATSAILRSLGKREAQR from the coding sequence ATGCCAGCCCAAAGCATCTGGACACTTCTCAGTTGGGGACCTGATGGCTGGAGTGACGATATTGCCTATGGCGTCATTGTAACGGTTCTGCTTGCGCTGGCGACGCTTCCCATCGGTTTGACGATCGGCTTTTTCATTGCGCTGGGCAAGCAATCCGAAGAGCCCTCGCTGCGCCTCGCCGCCAATATCTACACCACGGTCTTTCGCGGCCTGCCGGAACTGGTGACGCTCTTCCTATTCTTCTTCGGCATGCCGATCCTGCTGCAGCACCTCATCCGATATTTCCGCCCCGATGCGACCATCGACGTCAACAGCTTCGTCGCCGGGATGATCGTGCTCGCGCTGATCTTTTCGTCCTATGCCAGCGAGGTTTTCCTCTCGGCCTTCCGGGCCATCCCGAAAGGCCAATATGAGGGTGGTTATGCCATCGGTCTTTCCTACGCGCAGACGATGCGCCTGGTGATCCTGCCGCAGCTGCTGCGCATTGCGTTTCCCGGTCTCGAGAATTGCTGGCTCAGCCTGTTGAAGGACACCTCACTGGTGTCGGTCGTCGGTCTCGCGGAGACCCTGCGCAACGCCGGCGTGGCCGCGCGCGTGACCAAGCATTCGTTCCTGTTCTACGGCGTGGCGGCCTTGGTCTTTCTTGCTCTGGCCATCGTGTCATCCTTCGCCACCAGCGCCATTTTGCGCTCGCTCGGCAAGCGGGAGGCACAACGATGA
- a CDS encoding ABC transporter substrate-binding protein has protein sequence MRIALRIALAASAALLTLGVAQAQEKTLRIGTEGAYPPFNNLTSDGKLVGFDIDIAQALCDQMKVKCTFVAQDWDGIIPALQAGKFDAIVASMSITPERKEKVDFSHKYYNTPSALAVPKDSTLKGVTKADLAGKTIGVATTTTHFNYASKTYTDSTVKGYPSSPEEQADLANGRLDAIEDDVVVLQQWLDSPDGACCKILGQPSPQPVDIFGPGAGIAVRKGETDLVNKLNEAIDAIRANGKYKEINDKYFKFDVYGAES, from the coding sequence ATGCGTATTGCACTGCGTATCGCGCTCGCCGCATCGGCTGCGCTGCTGACGCTCGGCGTAGCCCAGGCCCAGGAAAAGACCCTGCGGATCGGCACCGAAGGCGCCTACCCCCCTTTCAACAACCTGACCTCCGACGGCAAGCTCGTCGGCTTCGACATCGACATCGCCCAGGCGCTTTGCGATCAGATGAAGGTCAAGTGCACCTTCGTCGCCCAAGATTGGGACGGCATCATTCCGGCACTTCAGGCCGGCAAGTTCGACGCCATCGTCGCTTCGATGTCGATCACGCCGGAGCGTAAGGAGAAGGTCGACTTCTCGCACAAATACTACAACACCCCGTCGGCGCTCGCCGTGCCCAAAGACTCGACGCTGAAGGGCGTGACCAAGGCCGATCTCGCCGGCAAGACCATCGGTGTCGCCACCACGACCACCCATTTCAACTATGCCTCGAAGACCTATACCGACAGCACCGTGAAGGGTTATCCGAGCAGCCCCGAGGAGCAGGCAGATCTTGCCAATGGTCGTCTCGACGCCATCGAGGACGATGTTGTCGTGCTGCAGCAGTGGCTGGACTCGCCTGATGGCGCCTGCTGCAAGATTCTCGGCCAGCCGTCGCCGCAACCGGTCGATATCTTCGGGCCGGGCGCCGGCATTGCCGTGCGCAAGGGCGAGACCGACCTGGTCAACAAGCTCAATGAGGCCATCGACGCCATCCGCGCCAATGGAAAATACAAGGAAATCAACGACAAGTACTTCAAGTTTGACGTTTACGGCGCCGAGTCCTGA
- the mobB gene encoding molybdopterin-guanine dinucleotide biosynthesis protein B, whose product MNGRVFGITGWKNSGKTTLTEKLVAELVRRGWKVSTVKHAHHDFDIDKPGADSFRHRQAGATEVAIVSGNRWALMHELRGEDEPPLEGILSRLAPCDIVLVEGYKRESHRKIETRRLKAKDRAPLSTDDPNIVAIAADFAVTDESLPVFDLDDLKSIVDFIERTTGLVA is encoded by the coding sequence ATGAATGGACGCGTCTTCGGCATCACCGGCTGGAAAAACTCCGGCAAGACCACTCTGACCGAAAAGCTGGTCGCCGAGCTTGTGCGGCGCGGCTGGAAGGTCTCGACGGTCAAGCATGCCCATCATGATTTCGACATCGACAAGCCCGGCGCCGACAGCTTCCGCCATCGGCAGGCCGGCGCCACCGAGGTGGCGATCGTATCCGGCAATCGCTGGGCGCTGATGCACGAATTGCGCGGCGAGGATGAGCCGCCGCTGGAGGGCATCCTCTCGCGACTCGCCCCATGCGATATCGTGCTGGTCGAAGGCTACAAGCGCGAATCCCACCGCAAGATCGAAACGCGGCGGCTGAAGGCGAAAGACCGGGCGCCGCTTTCAACTGATGATCCCAATATTGTCGCCATCGCCGCGGATTTCGCCGTCACGGACGAGAGCCTGCCGGTATTCGACCTCGACGACCTAAAATCGATAGTCGACTTCATCGAGCGCACCACCGGCCTCGTTGCTTGA
- the mobA gene encoding molybdenum cofactor guanylyltransferase MobA, with amino-acid sequence MRRDIAGIVLAGGQSRRMGGGDKSLLPLGGGSVLDQVLSRFGPQIETLVLSANGDPARFARFGLPVLADTVEGFAGPLAGILTGLEWAAAGTPCKAIVTAAGDTPFLPLDLVHRLAAAAGEHPGSIAVASSAGRLHPTFALWSTDCRDALRHFLLDEDNRRVSTFIERHGHVEVQFPALQSVALDPFFNINVPDDLAEAGRLLQSMAS; translated from the coding sequence ATGAGACGAGATATTGCAGGGATCGTCCTGGCCGGAGGCCAGTCGAGGCGGATGGGAGGCGGCGACAAGAGCCTGTTGCCGCTTGGCGGCGGCAGCGTACTTGACCAGGTCCTGTCGCGCTTTGGGCCGCAGATCGAAACCTTGGTGCTGAGCGCCAATGGCGACCCGGCACGCTTTGCCCGTTTCGGACTGCCTGTGCTTGCCGACACGGTCGAAGGCTTTGCCGGACCGCTTGCCGGCATTCTGACCGGCCTCGAATGGGCCGCAGCGGGCACACCTTGCAAGGCGATCGTCACCGCTGCTGGCGACACGCCTTTCCTGCCGCTTGATCTGGTCCACCGTCTGGCGGCCGCTGCCGGCGAACATCCCGGTTCGATCGCGGTCGCCTCTTCGGCCGGCAGGCTCCACCCGACCTTTGCGCTGTGGTCGACCGATTGTCGCGACGCCCTGCGGCATTTCCTGCTCGATGAGGATAACAGGCGGGTGTCGACCTTCATCGAGCGCCACGGCCATGTCGAGGTGCAATTTCCGGCCCTGCAATCCGTCGCGCTCGATCCTTTCTTCAACATCAATGTGCCGGACGATCTTGCCGAGGCCGGACGCCTGTTGCAGAGCATGGCATCATGA
- a CDS encoding DMT family transporter, giving the protein MPLSPNLRGALFMMVAMVGFTLNDAITKYSSQSMNMAQVMLIRGAFASLFVGLLAWQRGALLRPRQMLQPLVAIRVLGEAGGTVSFLVALAHLPIGSVSAVLQALPLAVTMGAALFFGETVGWRRWLAIAAGFAGVMVIVRPGFDGFSLYSLWALASVACCTVRDLATKRIPQTIPTMLVSTATALAMTIVGALLLSPMGGWAPMTGNSTALLALAAVLVLIGYQFIIMAMRSGEISFIAPFRYTALLWSILLGLLVFGDIPDMPMIVGATIVVCSGLYALYRERVVGRRRIVAETTGPAMAPDGI; this is encoded by the coding sequence TTGCCCCTTTCTCCAAATCTTCGCGGCGCATTGTTCATGATGGTGGCGATGGTTGGCTTCACGCTCAACGACGCCATCACCAAATATTCTTCGCAGTCGATGAACATGGCGCAGGTCATGCTGATCAGAGGGGCATTTGCCTCGCTCTTCGTCGGCCTGCTGGCCTGGCAACGTGGCGCGCTTTTGCGGCCGCGCCAGATGCTGCAGCCGCTGGTGGCAATCCGCGTCCTGGGTGAAGCAGGCGGCACCGTGTCATTTCTCGTGGCGCTTGCCCATTTGCCGATCGGCAGTGTGTCAGCCGTTCTTCAGGCGCTGCCGCTGGCGGTGACCATGGGTGCCGCGCTGTTTTTCGGCGAAACGGTCGGCTGGCGGCGCTGGCTGGCAATCGCCGCCGGTTTTGCCGGCGTGATGGTCATCGTCCGGCCGGGCTTCGACGGCTTCAGCCTATATTCCCTTTGGGCGTTGGCCAGCGTTGCCTGCTGCACCGTGCGCGATCTCGCCACCAAGCGCATCCCCCAAACCATTCCGACGATGCTGGTCTCGACCGCCACCGCACTGGCAATGACCATCGTCGGCGCGTTGCTGCTGTCACCGATGGGCGGTTGGGCGCCGATGACCGGCAACAGCACGGCGCTGCTGGCGCTGGCGGCCGTGCTCGTGCTCATCGGCTATCAGTTCATCATCATGGCGATGCGCTCGGGCGAAATCTCCTTCATCGCGCCGTTCCGCTACACCGCACTCCTCTGGTCCATCCTGCTTGGCCTGTTGGTCTTCGGCGACATACCGGACATGCCAATGATTGTCGGCGCAACAATCGTCGTATGCTCGGGTCTCTATGCGCTCTATCGCGAGCGGGTGGTCGGTCGGCGGAGGATTGTCGCCGAAACGACCGGGCCGGCCATGGCGCCGGATGGAATCTAG
- the moaA gene encoding GTP 3',8-cyclase MoaA — protein MNMIDPFGRTISYLRVSVTDRCDFRCTYCMAEDMTFLPKKDLLSLEELDRLCTVFIEKGVKRLRLTGGEPLVRKNIMHLVRQISRHLDSGALEELTLTTNGSQLSRFAVELADCGVKRINVSLDTLDADKFHKITRWGHLDKVIQGIDAAQAAGLKVKLNAVALKDFNDAELPDMMRWAHGRGMDLTVIETMPMGEIDADRTDQYLPLSLLRASLERQFTLNDIPFKTGGPARYVHVAETGGKLGFITPMTHNFCESCNRVRLTCTGTLYMCLGQEDAADLRSPLRASEGNELVADAIDEAIGRKPKGHDFIIDRRTSRPSVSRHMSVTGG, from the coding sequence ATGAACATGATCGACCCCTTCGGTCGCACGATCAGCTATCTCAGAGTGTCGGTCACCGACCGCTGCGATTTCCGCTGCACCTATTGCATGGCCGAGGACATGACCTTCCTGCCGAAGAAGGACCTGTTGTCGCTGGAAGAGCTGGACCGGCTCTGCACCGTCTTCATCGAAAAGGGCGTCAAAAGGCTGCGCCTCACCGGTGGTGAGCCGCTGGTGCGCAAGAACATCATGCATCTGGTGCGTCAGATCTCGCGTCACCTCGACAGCGGCGCGCTGGAAGAGCTGACGCTGACAACCAACGGCTCGCAACTGTCGCGCTTCGCCGTGGAGCTTGCCGATTGCGGCGTCAAGCGCATCAACGTTTCGCTCGACACACTCGATGCCGACAAGTTCCACAAAATCACCCGCTGGGGCCATCTGGACAAGGTCATACAAGGCATCGATGCCGCGCAGGCGGCCGGGCTGAAGGTCAAGCTCAACGCGGTGGCGCTGAAGGATTTCAACGACGCCGAACTGCCCGACATGATGCGCTGGGCGCATGGCCGCGGCATGGACCTGACCGTCATCGAAACCATGCCGATGGGCGAGATCGACGCCGACCGCACCGACCAGTATCTGCCGCTGTCGCTGCTGCGCGCTTCGCTGGAGCGCCAGTTCACGCTGAACGACATTCCCTTCAAGACCGGCGGCCCGGCCCGCTACGTCCACGTCGCCGAGACCGGCGGAAAGCTCGGCTTCATCACGCCGATGACGCATAATTTCTGCGAGAGCTGCAACCGCGTCCGGCTGACATGCACCGGCACGCTCTATATGTGCCTCGGCCAGGAAGATGCGGCGGACCTGCGCTCGCCCTTGCGCGCATCCGAAGGCAACGAACTGGTCGCCGACGCGATCGACGAGGCCATCGGCCGCAAGCCAAAAGGCCATGACTTCATCATCGACCGCCGCACCAGCCGCCCATCGGTGTCACGGCATATGAGCGTCACTGGCGGCTGA
- a CDS encoding DUF971 domain-containing protein codes for MTAPKELRVSKDRKLLSVTFPNHHPFELPAELLRVASPSAEVQGHSPEQRVTVPGKRNVAILKIEPVGNYAVRITFDDFHDTGIFTWNYLHTLGHERDERWKAYLAELAEKGLSRDR; via the coding sequence ATGACCGCACCAAAAGAACTCAGGGTCTCCAAGGACCGCAAACTGCTGTCGGTCACCTTTCCCAATCACCACCCGTTCGAACTGCCGGCCGAGCTGTTGCGCGTTGCCTCGCCATCGGCCGAGGTGCAGGGTCATTCGCCTGAGCAGCGGGTGACGGTTCCCGGCAAGCGCAATGTAGCCATCCTGAAGATCGAGCCGGTCGGCAACTATGCGGTGCGCATCACCTTCGACGATTTTCACGACACCGGCATTTTCACCTGGAACTATTTGCACACGCTCGGCCACGAGAGAGATGAGCGCTGGAAAGCCTATCTGGCGGAGCTTGCGGAAAAGGGATTGAGCCGAGACCGCTAA
- a CDS encoding pyridoxamine 5'-phosphate oxidase family protein has protein sequence MSLITTVEQLEALYGVPGEASLVKELDHVIPEYAAFIEASPFVALATSGPEGLDCSPRGDLAGFVRIVDPKTLMMPDRRGNNRADSLRNIIRDPRVGLLFLVPGSGTTLRINGRAHITTDAELCASFMVDGKVARSVTVIDIDSVYFQCARAIVRSELWNPAKHVDPKSLPTPGKILEITSRKNIDGETYDKEWPERAKKTMW, from the coding sequence ATGTCGCTCATCACCACGGTCGAACAGCTTGAGGCACTCTATGGCGTGCCAGGCGAAGCCTCACTGGTCAAGGAACTCGACCACGTCATTCCCGAATATGCCGCCTTCATCGAAGCCTCGCCCTTTGTCGCGCTGGCCACCAGCGGCCCGGAGGGACTGGATTGTTCGCCGCGCGGCGATCTCGCCGGCTTCGTGCGCATCGTTGATCCCAAGACGCTGATGATGCCGGACCGGCGCGGCAACAATCGCGCCGATTCGCTACGGAACATCATCAGGGATCCGCGTGTCGGCCTCTTGTTCCTGGTGCCGGGCTCCGGCACGACGCTGCGCATCAACGGGCGAGCCCATATCACCACCGATGCCGAACTTTGCGCGTCCTTCATGGTCGACGGCAAGGTGGCGCGCTCGGTGACCGTCATCGATATCGATTCAGTCTACTTCCAGTGCGCTCGGGCCATCGTGCGGTCGGAACTTTGGAATCCGGCCAAACATGTCGATCCGAAATCGCTGCCGACGCCTGGAAAAATCCTGGAAATCACCAGCCGAAAAAACATCGACGGCGAAACCTACGACAAGGAATGGCCGGAGCGGGCGAAGAAGACGATGTGGTGA
- a CDS encoding MarR family transcriptional regulator codes for MNNKQELPWDNPRFRNWVAVARACHVLERTLAVKLAPLDLKPAQLDVLMNLYRHPGMSQHDLARKLLVGRSNITMLLPQLEVRGLLRRDGDEKDKRILRLTLTEAGEALLMQALKVHMALIEKAMSQSTPEQCDMIGEQMRKIYEVLKEA; via the coding sequence ATGAACAATAAACAAGAGTTACCTTGGGACAACCCGCGTTTTCGCAACTGGGTCGCGGTGGCGCGCGCCTGCCATGTGCTGGAGCGCACGCTGGCGGTGAAACTCGCGCCGCTGGACCTGAAGCCGGCGCAGCTCGACGTGCTGATGAACCTCTATCGCCATCCCGGCATGTCGCAGCACGACCTTGCCCGCAAGCTGCTCGTCGGCCGCTCCAACATCACCATGCTGTTGCCGCAGTTGGAGGTGCGTGGCCTGCTGCGCCGCGATGGCGATGAGAAGGACAAGCGCATCCTGCGGCTCACCTTGACCGAAGCCGGCGAGGCGCTGCTGATGCAGGCGCTGAAAGTGCATATGGCGCTGATCGAGAAAGCGATGAGCCAGTCGACGCCGGAACAATGCGACATGATCGGCGAACAGATGCGCAAGATCTATGAGGTGCTGAAGGAGGCGTAA
- a CDS encoding rhodanese-like domain-containing protein, protein MKKGYRELLDEANAEIEVVSPEEASGLLDDEGTIFVDLRDPREVERDGKIPGAKHVTRGMLEFWIDPESPYHKPFFASGKSFVFFCAGGWRSALATKTAQDMGLAPVKHILGGYTAWKAAGLPVEPGEKKK, encoded by the coding sequence GTGAAAAAGGGGTATCGCGAACTGCTGGACGAAGCCAACGCCGAGATCGAAGTGGTTTCACCGGAGGAAGCGTCCGGATTGCTCGACGACGAAGGTACAATCTTCGTCGACCTGCGCGATCCGCGCGAGGTGGAGCGCGACGGGAAAATCCCCGGCGCCAAACATGTCACCCGCGGCATGCTGGAATTCTGGATCGATCCCGAAAGTCCGTATCACAAGCCGTTCTTTGCCTCGGGCAAGAGTTTTGTTTTCTTCTGCGCCGGCGGCTGGCGCTCAGCGCTGGCCACCAAGACGGCGCAGGATATGGGACTTGCGCCGGTCAAGCACATCCTTGGCGGCTACACCGCCTGGAAGGCGGCCGGACTGCCCGTCGAGCCCGGCGAGAAGAAGAAATAG
- a CDS encoding murein L,D-transpeptidase, with protein MKFLGKNATAMPLMAIAVTLALGAPQAGAQGLFDMLFGGGIKHQPEGEFPPPPPKHRPKAPAGGGGVKISGPSYYTYKADKLVRVDFSTLSTAPQPATAQDAAFVPSATGAAFHDAIAGLSDYELYAEPDIAKALIAYYSANPDFIWVNGTSPNSRAQDAVRVLGEAASYGLTPADYTVEVPATSASSSDTNAQVKEFVRFEMALSARVLRYARDAQNGRVDPNRMTGYYDFPAKPIDLVGVLKTLAHTQEVRTYLESRHPQNAEYQALRVELESLQASAENEIVVDPKLLLKPGETSPELPKLLTLIARSLDDDMGGTYGEMLSRLATSEVYVPELVPLIKAVQVKEGMKGDGVIGPRTVALLAGTSKADRLLKVQVALEELRWLPSDLGSPRVFINQPAFTASYIDNGQEQLKTRAVVGRVTNQTAFFYDQIKQVDFHPYWGVPQSIIVNEMLPRLRSDPGYLDRAGYEVTDARGKRIPSSAVNWGAYGANIPYNVRQQPSEANALGELKILFPNKHAIYMHDTPQKSFFKQDMRALSHGCVRLQDPRGMAAAVLGTSVDYIAEKLKHGHSTEDVTRKIPVYVAYFTAWPDMSGKVEYFNDVYDRDSRLKQALDATEAVRSPSS; from the coding sequence ATGAAATTCCTCGGTAAAAATGCAACCGCAATGCCGCTGATGGCGATCGCGGTAACGCTCGCCCTGGGCGCGCCCCAGGCAGGCGCGCAAGGGCTGTTCGACATGCTGTTCGGCGGCGGCATCAAGCACCAGCCGGAGGGCGAGTTTCCGCCTCCTCCACCGAAGCACAGACCCAAAGCCCCGGCCGGTGGCGGCGGTGTGAAGATCAGCGGCCCGTCCTACTACACCTACAAGGCCGACAAGCTGGTGCGCGTCGACTTCTCGACGCTGTCCACGGCACCGCAGCCAGCGACGGCGCAGGACGCCGCGTTCGTTCCGTCGGCAACAGGGGCTGCTTTCCATGACGCCATTGCCGGTCTCAGCGACTATGAACTCTACGCGGAACCCGACATCGCCAAGGCATTGATCGCCTACTACTCGGCCAATCCGGATTTCATCTGGGTGAACGGAACCAGCCCCAACAGCCGCGCGCAGGACGCGGTGCGCGTGCTTGGCGAGGCAGCGAGCTATGGCCTGACGCCCGCCGACTATACGGTCGAAGTGCCCGCCACCAGCGCGTCGTCGTCCGACACCAATGCGCAAGTGAAAGAGTTCGTCCGCTTCGAGATGGCGCTGTCGGCCCGGGTGCTGCGCTATGCCCGTGATGCCCAGAACGGCCGCGTCGATCCCAACCGGATGACCGGTTACTATGATTTCCCGGCAAAGCCGATCGACCTGGTGGGCGTGCTGAAGACATTGGCGCATACGCAGGAAGTGCGCACCTATCTCGAATCGCGCCATCCGCAGAATGCTGAATACCAGGCGCTGCGCGTTGAGTTGGAATCGCTGCAGGCGAGCGCCGAAAACGAGATCGTCGTCGATCCCAAGCTGCTGCTGAAGCCGGGCGAAACCAGCCCGGAACTGCCGAAGCTGCTGACGCTGATCGCACGCAGTCTCGATGACGACATGGGCGGCACCTATGGCGAGATGCTGTCGCGGCTGGCGACCAGCGAGGTCTACGTCCCCGAACTGGTTCCGCTGATCAAGGCGGTGCAGGTGAAGGAAGGCATGAAGGGCGACGGCGTCATCGGTCCGCGCACCGTTGCCTTGCTGGCCGGCACGTCGAAGGCCGACAGGCTGCTCAAGGTGCAGGTGGCGCTGGAGGAACTGCGTTGGCTGCCTTCCGATCTCGGCAGCCCGCGCGTCTTCATCAACCAGCCGGCGTTCACCGCCAGCTACATCGACAATGGCCAGGAGCAGTTGAAGACGCGCGCCGTCGTCGGCCGGGTCACCAACCAGACGGCTTTCTTCTACGACCAGATCAAGCAGGTCGACTTCCATCCCTATTGGGGCGTGCCGCAGTCGATCATCGTCAACGAGATGCTGCCCAGGTTGCGCAGCGATCCCGGCTATCTTGACCGGGCCGGCTACGAGGTGACGGATGCGCGCGGCAAGCGCATTCCGTCGTCGGCGGTCAACTGGGGCGCTTATGGCGCCAACATTCCCTACAATGTGCGCCAGCAGCCGAGCGAGGCCAATGCGCTGGGCGAGTTGAAGATCCTGTTCCCCAACAAGCACGCGATCTACATGCACGACACGCCGCAGAAATCGTTCTTCAAGCAGGATATGCGGGCGCTCAGCCATGGCTGCGTGCGCCTGCAGGATCCGCGCGGCATGGCGGCGGCCGTGCTTGGCACCTCGGTCGACTATATCGCCGAGAAGCTGAAGCACGGACATTCGACCGAGGACGTGACGCGCAAGATCCCGGTCTATGTCGCCTATTTCACCGCATGGCCCGACATGTCCGGCAAGGTCGAGTATTTCAACGACGTCTACGACCGCGATTCGCGGCTGAAGCAGGCCCTGGACGCCACCGAGGCGGTTCGTTCGCCGTCGAGCTGA